One region of Armigeres subalbatus isolate Guangzhou_Male chromosome 3, GZ_Asu_2, whole genome shotgun sequence genomic DNA includes:
- the LOC134225249 gene encoding zinc finger protein 92-like, protein MDDDDLIILDDEMHLLAELAQQQQQQQLGVYNPGPSMVITVKTNVPKPKQETQQQRTTRGRGVKRTSNGAKVVPTKKNHPRAIPEPDPPVQCSSSVIVDGQDVYYIQEVGDDSSEAIGLTAEDVPYLNSDAIVSLDDDGTDTDEAPEGQEQQLLKDEQEYYNVEPLELSDVWNDLITANQEILILLELSDLKDHIVDARRIEEQIKDMACEYCNRIFPDIKTLDRHIRKIHFTTELFECDSCDGKFQHFARFKDHLNGHTGDRVYQCDECNHQYAFRMGFLVHKILDHMKLNGVYVCPKCDLDCRDAQNYKLHIASHIEFGPSSTAAQVPAQPSTAPVAATAPAPARSNNGTQRKNDSVSAGKTSSFFKENERNKFLNVFESFSKNRNVEQSLSTVPRNRKKF, encoded by the exons ATGGATGATGATGATTTGATTATTCTGGACGATGAGATGCACCTGCTCGCTGAATTAGctcagcagcaacaacaacaacagctaGGGGTCTACAATCCGGGTCCATCCATGGTCATCACGGTGAAAACCAATGTTCCGAAGCCAAAACAAGAAACACAACAACAGCGGACCACTCGAGGTCGGGGAGTGAAACGTACCAGCAATGGCGCTAAAGTGGTACCCACCAAGAAAAATCATCCTCGAGCGATTCCCGAACCGGATCCGCCGGTTCAGTGCAGTTCGTCGGTAATTGTGGATGGTCAGGATGTTTACTATATACAGGAAGTGGGCGACGATAGTTCGGAAGCCATTGGATTAACAGCGGAGGATGTCCCTTATCTAAATTCCGATGCGATTGTGTCTTTAGACGATGATGGGACCGACACGGACGAAGCGCCGGAAGGGCAAGAGCAGCAGCTGCTGAAGGATGAGCAAGAATACTATAATGTTGAACCGCTGGAGTTGTCAGATGTTTGGAACGACTTGATAACGGCCAATCAAGAGATTCTTATTCTGCTTGAGTTGTCGGACCTCAAGGACCACATTGTGGACGCACGACGGATCGAAGAGCAGATCAAAGATATG GCATGTGAGTATTGTAACAGAATATTTCCGGATATTAAGACCTTGGACCGACACATCCGTAAAATACACTTCACCACAGAACTGTTCGAGTGCGACAGCTGTGACGGCAAATTTCAACATTTCGCGCGCTTCAAGGATCACCTCAACGGACACACTGGGGATCGTGTTTACCAGTGCGATGAATGCAACCATCAGTATGCCTTCCGGATGGGATTTCTGGTGCACAAAATCCTCGACCATATGAAGCTGAACGGCGTTTACGTGTGTCCCAAGTGCGATCTGGATTGCCGCGATGCCCAAAACTATAAACTGCACATAGCAAGCCATATTGAGTTTGGGCCGTCGAGCACAGCGGCACAAGTACCGGCACAGCCGAGTACTGCACCAGTAGCAGCAACAGCACCAGCACCAGCTAGATCTAATAATGGGACACAGCGGAAGAACGATTCCGTCAGCGCCGGTAAGACATCTTCTTTCTTCAAGGAAAATGAGCGAAACAAATTTCTCAATGTTTTTGAGAGCTTCTCCAAAAACCGAAACGTGGAACAGTCGCTTTCGACTGTACCTCGAAACAGGAagaaattttaa
- the LOC134225250 gene encoding GATA zinc finger domain-containing protein 14, with the protein MSASPGDSRYPFESPENKDGKPLYPNTDSFLPLGFSTPQQHRNSGPSSHSRNYYSAQPKYMLPRQRGFHNKNRNAHYQQQSNKSGSPADNEEPPPTERRNFHNRRDWQGRNFNQRSHNNQRYHHQNPRNNRFGFGHNQGKDNNGKYNINDYFHPSMLEDPWFQLEQQKERTKIEDGNSSESPGGGAGGDGSEGSEE; encoded by the exons ATGTCCGCATCACCCGGTGACAGTCGTTATCCCTTCGAATCGCCAGAAAACAAAGATGGTAAACCGCTGTACCCCAACACGGACAGCTTCCTGCCACTCGGGTTCAGCACCCCTCAACAGCATCGAAACAGTGGACCCAGCTCCCACAGTCGGAACTACTACTCGGCTCAGCCCAAGTACATGCTCCCGCGGCAACGAGGATTCCACAACAAAAATCGGAACGCTCATTACCAGCAGCAGAGCAATAAGAGTGGATCCCCGGCTGACAACGAAGAACCTCCACCGACGGAGAGGAGAAATTTCCATAATCGGCGTGACTGGCAGGGCCGGAACTTTAATCAGAGGTCACATAATAATCAACGGTACCACCATCAGAATCCACGGAACAATCGTTTTGGGTTTGGCCACAATCAG GGCAAAGACAACAACGGAAAGTACAACATAAACGATTACTTTCATCCCTCGATGTTGGAAGATCCATGGTTTCAGCTGGAGCAACAGAAGGAACGAACCAAAATCGAGGACGGTAATTCCAGCGAAAGCCCTGGCGGGGGAGCAGGAGGTGATGGCAGCGAGGGGAGTGAAGAGTAA